From the Actinomycetota bacterium genome, one window contains:
- a CDS encoding type II secretion system protein: MRLNLSDDRGITLVELLVAAAIGLAVSVLAGAGLMSMTKGERFVSSQSQSLDDARLAFQQLTRDIRGADHINWCAPSGSCLEVGAQTPTGTFHTVRYSHSGTELTRSVYDPVAATWATPRTILQRVANSTTRRVFACDTQSTLLRVNVDLQVLAAPQSGTPLNMYTSIRPRNFPSKSNCP; this comes from the coding sequence ATGCGCCTGAACCTCAGCGACGACCGCGGCATAACGCTGGTGGAGCTGCTGGTTGCGGCGGCCATCGGCCTCGCCGTCTCCGTCCTGGCCGGCGCCGGCCTGATGTCCATGACAAAGGGAGAGCGCTTCGTGTCATCGCAGAGCCAGTCCCTGGACGACGCCCGTCTGGCATTCCAGCAGCTCACGCGGGACATCCGCGGCGCCGACCACATCAACTGGTGCGCGCCCTCCGGAAGCTGCCTGGAGGTGGGGGCCCAGACGCCGACCGGCACCTTCCACACCGTCCGGTACTCGCACTCCGGAACTGAGCTCACGCGCTCCGTCTACGACCCCGTCGCCGCGACCTGGGCAACGCCGAGGACGATCCTGCAACGGGTGGCCAACAGCACCACGCGGCGTGTGTTCGCCTGCGACACCCAGAGCACGCTGCTCCGGGTGAACGTGGACCTGCAGGTACTTGCGGCCCCGCAGTCAGGCACCCCACTGAACATGTACACGTCGATCCGGCCGCGAAACTTCCCGTCCAAGTCCAACTGCCCATGA